A region from the Acidimicrobiales bacterium genome encodes:
- the bioB gene encoding biotin synthase BioB — protein sequence MRQPPVAIELRATPPVPPALPAPLDPEASAVALAGARSALLEERRLLTREELAALAVLPDGELDALAALAHEVRLDRAGATVEIEGILSAKTGGCPEDCHFCSQSAHFPTPVRPAPFLDTEEVLAAARETAALGASEFCLVLALRGPDERTMRRLEELVPLVAERTGVRVAVSAGILSAEQAARLAAAGVHRYNHNLETAASHFPAVVTTHSYAERYATCEAVLAAGMELCCGALLGLGESDAQRIELLEDLQRLSPGEVPVNFLNPRPGTPFSERPLLGAREAIRWIALFRLALPDAILRYGGGRELTLGELQAAGLSAGINGLIVGNYLTTLGRAPEEDLAMLAALEMPIGALGDVL from the coding sequence GCGATCGAGCTCAGGGCGACGCCGCCCGTTCCCCCCGCCCTCCCCGCACCCCTCGACCCCGAGGCCTCCGCCGTCGCGCTCGCCGGCGCCCGCAGCGCGCTCTTGGAGGAGCGTCGCCTGCTCACCCGCGAGGAGCTCGCGGCCCTCGCGGTCCTTCCCGACGGGGAGCTCGACGCCCTCGCCGCGCTCGCCCACGAGGTGCGCCTCGACCGCGCCGGCGCGACCGTCGAGATCGAGGGGATCCTCTCCGCGAAGACCGGCGGCTGCCCCGAGGACTGCCACTTCTGCTCGCAGTCCGCGCACTTCCCGACCCCTGTCCGCCCGGCCCCCTTCCTCGACACCGAGGAGGTACTCGCCGCGGCGCGCGAGACCGCCGCCCTCGGGGCCAGCGAGTTCTGCCTCGTGCTCGCCCTGCGCGGCCCCGACGAGCGCACGATGCGACGCCTCGAGGAGCTCGTGCCCCTCGTCGCCGAGCGCACCGGCGTGCGCGTCGCCGTCTCCGCGGGGATCCTCAGCGCCGAGCAGGCGGCGCGCCTCGCCGCCGCCGGGGTGCACCGCTACAACCACAACCTCGAGACGGCTGCCTCGCACTTCCCCGCCGTCGTCACCACGCACAGCTACGCCGAGCGCTACGCGACCTGCGAGGCGGTGCTCGCGGCCGGGATGGAGCTCTGCTGCGGCGCGCTCCTCGGCCTCGGCGAGAGCGACGCCCAACGCATCGAGCTGCTGGAGGACCTGCAGCGCCTCTCCCCCGGCGAGGTGCCGGTGAACTTCCTCAACCCGCGGCCGGGCACCCCCTTCTCCGAGCGCCCGCTCCTCGGGGCGCGCGAGGCGATCCGCTGGATCGCGCTCTTCCGCCTCGCCCTCCCCGACGCGATCCTCCGCTACGGCGGCGGGCGGGAGCTCACCCTGGGCGAGCTGCAGGCCGCCGGCCTCTCGGCGGGGATCAACGGCCTGATCGTCGGCAACTACCTCACCACCCTCGGGCGTGCCCCCGAGGAGGACCTCGCGATGCTCGCCGCACTGGAGATGCCGATCGGCGCGCTCGGCGACGTGCTCTGA